The sequence AATAATCCTGTGGCTAAACCCTCTAATAATCCTGTGATTAGTCCACATAAGAAAACAAAAATGTGGAGGACTGAACTGTGTATTGGCCTAGCCGGTGTTGCACTTGGACTCTTCATTGCTTCGTTAGTGGGATTCTTTTTCATCAGATTGAAGAACAAGAAGCAGAGTGTGAAGAACAATAATAAGTGTAAAGAGTTAGATATGGAGCTTCAACATCTGAATCTCAGTGTAAGAACAACCAGTGACAAAAAAGTCTCATTCGAGGTACCTCACGAGGGGAAGATCCTAGAAGCTGCGACGCCTCGAAAGATGTTCCTTGAGACATACACAAGGGAGGAAATTCGGAACGCAACAGAAGACTTCAGCTCAAGCAATCACATTGAGGGGCCGGTGTTCCATGGCCGATTGAACGGCAAGAACATAGCAATAAAAAGAACAACGAACGATGTCGTTTCGAAGATAGAGTTCGGCCTCTTCCACCACTCAGTTCAACGTCACCCCAACATTCTAATGCTTCTTGGAACAACAAGCTTGCTAGAGGGTCCAGATTCCTACCTGGTTTTCGAGTATGCGAAAAACGGATCCTTGAAAGACTGGCTTCACGGTGGCTTGGCAATCAAGAATCAGTTCATTGCTTCATGCTATTGTTTCTTGACGTGGAGGCAGAGGCTCCGGATCTGCCTCGACATAGCCGGCGCCTTGCAGTACATGCACCATGTGATGATCCCAAGCTATGTTCATAGGAACATAAAGAGTAGGAACATTTTCTTGGATGAAGAGTTTGGCGCAAAACTTGGGAATTTCGGTATGGCAATGTGTGCTGAGAATGAAACTGAAGATCCACATTTCTATTCCACAAACCCTGCTTCTTGGAGCCTTGGTTATTTGGCACCTGAATTTGTTCATCAAGGTGTAGTTTCACCAAGCATTGATGTGTTTGCTTATGGGGTGGTTTTGTTGGAGGTTTTGTCCGGCCAAACACCCATAAGCAGGCCTAATGACAAGGGTGAAGGGAGTGTTTGGCTCACGGATAAAATCCGGTCGATTTTGGCGTCGGAGAAGAATGCAAGTGAGCTGAGGGAGTGGGTTGATAGTGCCTTAGGGGAGAACTATTCGTTCGATGCAGCTTTCGAATTGGCTAACATTGCAAGGGCTTGTGTTGAAGATGAGGCTTCTTTGAGACCAAGTGCAAATGAAATTGTTGACAAGATTTCAAGATTGGTGGAGGAGTTTCCGGATGGGGAACACCACATGTTAATCACCGAAAGCTCTAGCAAGCCATTGGTTAATGCTGTATGAAAATTTAAATCCTAAACATAAGTTTCGCTTATTTTGGCAATGACTCGTGCAATTGTCTTTATatgaagttgatatttgagaaTCCTTAAATTATTGTCATTAACggtttttaattatcaacttcactGCATATAAGTTTCTCtaattatttttttgtctttctaaGAAAATATAGTAGAGGATATACAAGTTCAGTACTCTTGTTGATGTGAGTGCATACCTAATTGCTATTTCTTGAAAGTGGAGGCAGAGAAAACACAAGTTCTTTGTCTCTCAATTTCTATAGTTGTGTTCTGTCTCTACTCTCTAGTACTTAACATAGCTATAGTTTCTTTCTGTTGGTATGTAGTTGGATCAGATTTGGATCTTTCTTTCCATTGTGTAATTACTATAGCAAATCAGAATAACGTACACAGAACTTTGTTATGTTTCCTTTTCATCagataaataataatatagaCACTATTTAAGAGAATTAGTTATGAGTCAATGGAGCATCTTTTATCTAATAGTGGAGACATTTAAAAGTGAGACACCTATTATGATCTAAAGGAAAAACAATAATTTTAGCAACTTGTGTGCTCGTTATTATTTTAAACGTGCTTTTTGTGTTCCGCTGTCATTCAAATTAGATATGAAATCTTCATCAGTAGCTTTAGAGACGTAGACACGAGGGGGCGGTTTTGCTCAGCCATTTGATTAAGGCATTAAAACAAAAGTAAATTGAGACCTTGGTGGACTACAAACTCGAGGAATGCAGGAAGGGGTGAAATCTCACTCTCAGTTCTTAAGGCCATTGATGAACTTTCGAAAATAATTGTATGCATGTAAGAAAATGGTCGAGTCACAAGGcctatttttaataataatttcgTTAGGTAGACAATCTTGTGAATAAGCAATCTTGGTCCACCGAAAGTAGAAAAAAAAACTCCACTCAAATTACCCAACAAAAAACTCTCTTGTTACTTCAGAAATTTTAACCATCCAACACATACCCTAATTTACCGTCTCTGCTTCACTCACCAGCCATGCTCGCCTATGTCGCTGTCTCCCTCACCGGACACCCTGGATGCCGCGGAGCTTCTTCTCCCTCTTGGTGCCACATACCGATCAGAAGCAACAGCACCAAGCAAGCCGGAGGCGGTACACCACCATCACCGCCAACTGCAACAACATCGTTGACACGGTACACGAATATTTACTTTACCATGTATGCTGATCATTGGTTTCCTTCAATAAATGgatgtttgttttttattttacttaattagtTTAATCCATCTCTTATTATTGGGTTTGTAAAAAGCCAAATTTCTATAACATCCATACATGACCACAGCTATAAAATCATTATCATGGTTAGGAGCTGAATTTATAACTGTCTTCCAAACTTGGGATTTATGCGTGAGAATGGtatttttattgataattttGCATCTAAAATAGATAGTAGATTCATTCCCATTAATATTAATTACATGGTAAATTATATAGTAAAGATGTAAGTttacatatctttttttttatgagaTGAAAGAAGAATTGAAAAAAGTAAGATTCATATTTTgaacaataataaaataataaaaaataactgtaaaaaaatttatattctctTTATACAATTTTAATCTATATAGTAAAATGCTccattatataatata is a genomic window of Arachis ipaensis cultivar K30076 chromosome B06, Araip1.1, whole genome shotgun sequence containing:
- the LOC107647436 gene encoding protein LYK2, encoding MIMTFLHMKALICFFFFVFVPTSGNDLLSCETTSPDASGYSCIQNNKSSIQCATFALIHTNPYFSSLSNLTHYLGLNRFVIAKSNGFSPENTEILSNDQPLLIPIDCKCSKHGFFYAELTKTTIKGESFHGIAESLEGLTTCKAIKDRNPGVSPSNLDGEFKLLIPLRCACPVSSSQEQRALLSYPVSKGDTVSNLASKFNVTIESIISTNNLSSSEGFETQSLTPFTCLLIPLLNNNPVAKPSNNPVISPHKKTKMWRTELCIGLAGVALGLFIASLVGFFFIRLKNKKQSVKNNNKCKELDMELQHLNLSVRTTSDKKVSFEVPHEGKILEAATPRKMFLETYTREEIRNATEDFSSSNHIEGPVFHGRLNGKNIAIKRTTNDVVSKIEFGLFHHSVQRHPNILMLLGTTSLLEGPDSYLVFEYAKNGSLKDWLHGGLAIKNQFIASCYCFLTWRQRLRICLDIAGALQYMHHVMIPSYVHRNIKSRNIFLDEEFGAKLGNFGMAMCAENETEDPHFYSTNPASWSLGYLAPEFVHQGVVSPSIDVFAYGVVLLEVLSGQTPISRPNDKGEGSVWLTDKIRSILASEKNASELREWVDSALGENYSFDAAFELANIARACVEDEASLRPSANEIVDKISRLVEEFPDGEHHMLITESSSKPLVNAV